A single genomic interval of Lewinellaceae bacterium harbors:
- the araA gene encoding L-arabinose isomerase: MVDMELGNPFVQREIWFITGSQHLYGEGPLKQVDDHSKTIVQSLNHAGRIPVTIIHKPVLTTPDAITRLMLEANAAEQCVGLIAWMHTFSPAKMWIQGLKILQKPYLHLHTQFNRDIPWASIDMDFMNLNQSAHGGREFGFINARMDVNRKVVVGHWENPQVQERISVWSRVATAWSAMQEMKVARFGDNMSQVAVTEGNKVGAQMQLGFAVNGYGVGDLVEHIHLVSDATVDTIIGQYYQAYEMVPELGPGGSRQSSLKEAARIEAGLRSFLTAGGFTAFTDTFEDLHGLVQLPGIAVQRLMADGYGFGGEGDWKTAALVRAMKVMGYGLAGGNSFMEDYTYHFEPGNEMVLGAHMLEICPSITSQKPKCAIHPLGIGGKADPVRLVFDADGGPGLNASLIDLGSRFRLLVNLVDGVEVTEAMPKLPVARVLWKPQPSLATAATTWILAGGAHHTCFSQSLTLEFLEDFADIARIELVVIDNSTQLRTFKNELRWNQVYYHLQS, encoded by the coding sequence ATGGTTGATATGGAATTAGGAAACCCATTTGTTCAGCGGGAAATATGGTTTATCACCGGTAGTCAGCATCTCTACGGGGAGGGGCCACTGAAGCAGGTTGACGATCACAGTAAAACCATTGTCCAGAGCCTCAATCATGCCGGCCGGATCCCGGTAACCATCATCCACAAACCCGTCCTGACTACCCCGGATGCCATTACCCGTCTGATGCTGGAAGCAAATGCTGCGGAACAATGCGTCGGATTGATTGCCTGGATGCATACCTTTTCACCGGCCAAGATGTGGATACAGGGTCTGAAGATCCTGCAGAAACCATACCTGCACCTGCATACCCAGTTCAATAGGGATATTCCCTGGGCCAGCATCGACATGGACTTTATGAATCTGAATCAGTCGGCGCATGGCGGCCGGGAGTTTGGATTTATCAATGCCCGGATGGATGTTAATCGCAAAGTGGTGGTTGGTCACTGGGAAAACCCGCAGGTACAGGAACGGATTTCGGTCTGGTCCCGGGTTGCCACAGCCTGGAGTGCGATGCAGGAGATGAAAGTGGCCCGCTTTGGTGACAATATGAGTCAGGTCGCTGTGACCGAAGGCAATAAAGTCGGAGCCCAGATGCAACTCGGTTTTGCAGTGAATGGCTATGGAGTAGGGGACCTGGTAGAGCATATCCATCTGGTATCTGATGCAACGGTTGATACGATCATCGGGCAATATTACCAGGCGTACGAGATGGTGCCTGAATTAGGACCCGGTGGTAGCAGACAATCCTCGTTAAAAGAGGCTGCCCGCATCGAAGCAGGCCTGCGTTCCTTTCTGACGGCAGGGGGATTTACTGCTTTTACGGATACCTTTGAAGATCTGCATGGTCTGGTGCAACTACCTGGTATCGCTGTCCAGCGCCTGATGGCCGATGGTTATGGTTTTGGTGGTGAAGGAGACTGGAAAACTGCCGCACTCGTGCGGGCTATGAAGGTGATGGGTTATGGACTTGCCGGAGGCAATTCCTTCATGGAGGATTATACATATCATTTTGAGCCAGGGAATGAAATGGTCCTGGGCGCTCACATGCTGGAAATCTGCCCTTCTATCACATCACAAAAGCCTAAATGCGCAATCCATCCGCTGGGTATCGGTGGGAAGGCGGATCCGGTACGATTGGTATTTGATGCAGATGGCGGCCCCGGATTAAATGCATCACTGATCGATCTGGGATCGCGCTTCCGTTTACTGGTAAATCTTGTCGATGGGGTAGAGGTTACAGAAGCGATGCCCAAGTTGCCCGTCGCCCGCGTCTTGTGGAAACCCCAGCCGAGCCTGGCCACTGCGGCAACTACCTGGATCCTGGCAGGCGGTGCACATCACACTTGTTTCAGTCAGTCCCTGACCCTCGAATTCCTGGAAGATTTTGCTGATATCGCACGTATCGAACTTGTTGTCATCGATAATTCCACCCAGCTCCGCACATTTAAAAATGAATTGCGCTGGAATCAGGTGTATTATCATTTGCAATCTTGA
- a CDS encoding bifunctional folylpolyglutamate synthase/dihydrofolate synthase codes for MEYPTSDRYRDVLDWLYRQLPMFQRIGAPALKYSLDNIKSLCRAFDDPQFAYPVIHVAGTNGKGTVSHLIAAALQAGGLKVGLHTSPHYKDFRERIKVNGALIPRRDVKAIIKQCFPLVEDLHPSFFEISTLMAFHYFRESRVDVAVIETGLGGRLDSTNVVDPVLSVITGVHFDHMAFLGDTLPKIAREKAGIIKPGRPVVIGPCPEEVKEVFQKVAESQQAPQIEADQLIHVDILRQDREGSSLDLWVQGKHYGQAVVQAMGPFIAENTMIALAGWQILRSHFDLPDIAFIEGMQQLRGLTHYQGRWQWIGVNPDVLTDSAHNEEGLSGILEAMRALHYPQIHFVLGFVRDKAIDEMIRLFPSTGKYYFVQAKVPRALPSGEVARKAREFGLKGKPYSSVNKGLAAAKQTANSKDLIFVGGSTFVVAEVL; via the coding sequence ATGGAATACCCTACCTCAGATCGTTACCGGGATGTGTTGGACTGGCTTTACCGCCAACTCCCGATGTTCCAGCGGATAGGAGCTCCTGCTCTTAAATATTCACTGGATAATATAAAGTCGCTGTGCCGTGCATTTGACGATCCACAGTTTGCGTATCCGGTGATCCATGTGGCCGGCACAAATGGTAAGGGGACTGTCAGCCATCTGATTGCGGCGGCACTGCAAGCCGGGGGCCTAAAAGTAGGATTGCACACCTCGCCGCATTACAAGGATTTTCGGGAACGGATCAAAGTGAACGGAGCGCTCATCCCCAGGCGGGATGTCAAGGCAATCATTAAGCAGTGTTTTCCACTGGTGGAAGATCTCCATCCGTCATTTTTTGAGATCTCGACCCTGATGGCCTTTCATTATTTCAGAGAATCCAGAGTTGATGTGGCCGTGATTGAGACCGGTTTGGGTGGCAGGCTGGATTCCACGAATGTGGTAGATCCGGTTCTGTCTGTTATTACCGGAGTGCACTTCGATCATATGGCCTTTCTTGGAGATACCCTGCCGAAGATTGCGCGTGAAAAAGCTGGCATCATTAAGCCCGGAAGACCGGTCGTCATCGGTCCCTGCCCGGAGGAGGTGAAGGAAGTCTTTCAAAAGGTGGCTGAAAGCCAGCAGGCACCGCAGATCGAGGCAGACCAGCTGATACACGTTGATATTCTCCGTCAGGATCGCGAGGGATCCTCCCTGGACCTGTGGGTGCAGGGAAAACACTATGGCCAGGCAGTAGTGCAGGCCATGGGCCCGTTTATTGCTGAAAATACCATGATCGCCCTGGCCGGATGGCAGATCTTAAGATCGCATTTTGATCTTCCTGATATTGCATTTATTGAGGGAATGCAACAATTGCGGGGGTTGACGCATTACCAGGGCAGGTGGCAATGGATCGGGGTTAACCCGGATGTGCTGACCGATAGCGCACATAATGAAGAGGGGCTGTCCGGAATTCTTGAAGCGATGCGTGCCTTGCATTACCCACAAATTCATTTTGTACTCGGATTTGTCAGGGACAAGGCCATTGATGAAATGATACGACTTTTTCCTTCGACAGGAAAATATTATTTTGTCCAGGCAAAAGTCCCACGAGCCTTGCCTTCCGGCGAAGTTGCCAGAAAGGCCCGGGAGTTTGGCTTGAAAGGAAAACCCTATTCCTCCGTAAATAAAGGATTGGCCGCTGCAAAGCAAACGGCCAATTCCAAGGATCTCATTTTTGTTGGAGGGAGCACCTTCGTGGTCGCGGAGGTGCTCTAG